The region CCCAGCAGGGCAGCCCCGAAGACCTCAACGCCTGGTACGAGGCGGTCGCCGAGGTCGGGGGCGGCAGGCTCTACGCCAACCAGGTCTACGAGACGCTGCAGAGCGGCGCCAGCGCGACCATCTCCACCGGGGAGACCGTGAGCCTCGCTCCCCACAGCGGCGCGAGCCCGCAAGGGGTGCTCTCCAGCCAGAGCAGCGCCGACTACCCCGGCGCCATCTGGTACCCGGCCTCCTCCAGCAACTACACCGCCGCGAACAGGCCCTCCTCGCACCCCATAGACAAGATCGTCATCCACGTCACCCAGGGCTCCTACGCCAGCGCCATGAACTGGTTCCAGAACCCCGGCGCGGGCGTCTCCGCGCACTACACCGTGCGCTCGGCCGACGGCGTCATCGGCCAGAGCGTGCGGGAGAAGGACATCGCCTGGCACGCGGGCAACTGGGAGTACAACCAGACCAGCATCGGCATCGAGCACGAGGGCTTCGTCGACGACCCCAAGTGGTTCACCGAGGCCATGTACCAGTCCTCGGCCAGGCTGGTCGCCTACCTGTGCAAAAAGTACGACATCCCCATAGACAGGCAGCACATCATCGGGCACAGCGAGGTGCCCGGGGCCGACCACACCGACCCCGGCCCCTACTGGGACTGGGACAAGTACCTCGCCTACGTCCGCCAGTACGCCGGGGGGAGCTCCGGCGGGTACCGGCAGGTGGTGGACAACGCGGACATCATAACCTCGGGGAGGTTCAGCGCCTCCTCGGGCTGGGGCTGGAGCCGCTACAGCGACTCCCGCTACTACTGGAACTACCGCTTCGCCAGGCCCAAGGCGGTGAGCGACACGGCGAAGTACCGCTTCGACATACCGGCCACCGGCGACTACGCAATCTACGCCTGGTGGCCCTCCAACCCCGGCTACAACCGGGCTACCCCCATCGGCATAAAGACCACCGCCGGTTGGCGCTGGGTGTGGGTGGACCAGACCCGAAACGGCGGGCGCTGGGTCTACCTCGGCACCTTCAACCTCTCCGAAGGCGACGAGTGGAAGGTGCAGGTCTCCCGCTGGACCTCGGGCAGCGGTTACGTGATAGCCGACGCGATGAAGGTGGTGCGAAGATGACCCGCATACGGCACGGTCCCTCCCTCCCCCTGCTCTCCCTGGCGCTCCTGCTGCTGGTCGTCCTCTCCTCCTCCTGCGCCCGGCAGGGCGCCCAGGGACCGCAGGAGGAGAGAGCGGGCGACCAGGGGCGGGGGCAGAGCGCCCCGGCGCAGACGACGCGCGGGGAGGAGAGCGCCGCCCCCGCCGGGACGACCGTCGCGCCGGGGGCGGACAGGGAGGGCCGGGAGGAGGCCTCCTCCCGGCCCTCCCCGAACCCCCCGCGGGCCGGGGAGAGCGGCTTCACCGCCGCCCCCGAGGCCTCCGGCGGAGAGGAGGGAGCGGCCCGGGCCATAGCCGAGGTCCGGTTCGGGCGGCACGAGGGCTACGAGCGGGTGGTCATCGAGTTCGACTCCCCCCGGGTGCCGCGCTGGGCGCTCTCGAGCCCCGCCGGGGAGGGCTACGCCAGGATCTATCTCCCCGGCGTCGAGAACGTCCGGGAGACCGGCGGCGGCTTCGGCGGGGAGATAATGGACGGCTACTACGTGGTGCGCGACCCGCGGGGCGGCTTCTTCGTGGACGTCTTCGCCACGGGCCCCTTCCGCTACCGGGTGCTGGAGCTGGAGAGCCCGGGGCGTCTGGCCCTCGACTACGCCCCCGCCGGGGGGAGCCTGGCCCGGCCGCTGCCGGTGCGGGGCGAGAGGAACGTGGTGATGGAGCCGCGCCCGGGGCAGGCCGTCGCGGGCACGCTCACGGTGAGCGGCTACTCGCGCAACTTCGAGGCCCTCACCACCGTGCTGCTGCGGGGCCCCGACGGGAGCGTCCTCGCCCGCGAGAGCGTGACCGCGAGCGACTGGAGCGAGGCGTGGGGGTACTTCGAGGCGACGCTCGAGGTGCCGCCGTTCGCGGGCCAGGCCACCCTGGCGGTGGGGGCCGAGAGCCCCCGCGACGGGACCTTCCGGGGGGTGGAGGTGCCGGTGGTCTACGGCGGCTGAGGCCCGCCGCGCCGGCCGGCCCAGGCACCGGCGGCGGCGGAGAGGCCTATCAGGACGGCGGCCTGAAGCAGGGCGAAGAAGGCCACGCTGACGAGGAACAGGTCCCAAGCCTGCTCGGCGGAGACCTCCATCCCCATCCAGTCCGAGAGGCTCTGGGCCATGGCGGAGGCCCCTATCTGGCGGGCGGCGGCCAGGGTCCCGGCCGAGGCCCCCAGCACGAAGACCGGGGCGGCCATCGCACCCCCCACGAGCCCGGCCAGCGCCCCCTTCCTCCGGCCCCGCTCCGCCTCCGCGGCCCGCCGGCCGCAAGAGAACCCGATGAACGCGGCGGCCACCAGCCCGGCCAGCGAGCCGAGCAGCGAGACCAGGAAGCCCACCACCCCGCCGACGCCGCCCCAGATCATGCCGACCCTCACGGCGCCGCCCTGTTTGGCCTCCGGTTCCACGGGTAGCATTCTAGCGCCAAGACGCCGCCGCGGGTGCACGGGCCGGCGGCGAGGCGGTAAAGTGTAGTGCCCGTAGGCCAAGGGAAGGAGAGCCGCATGAGCGAGACCATGCTGATGTGCCGCATCTGCCGGCAGGTGTTCTCCGAGCGCGAGGCCCGCCTCAAGGCGGCTGTGGAGCCGGACGACGAGCAGCTCCAGTGCCCGCGCTGCGGCTCCTCCAGCTTCGAGCCCTACGCCTTCGACCCGGACGCCCCGGCCGTGGACCCCTTCGAGGAGGACGAGGAGGCCTACTGAGAGGGGGCGCCCCTCACCGGCGCTCCACGAACTCTATCCGGTAGCCGTCGGGGTCGCGGACGAAGAAGAGCCGGGTGCCGGTGCTGATGGCGTGCGGCCTGCTCTCGAACTCCACGCCCCCCGCCCGCTCCAGGCGCTCGGCGAGCGCGTCGAGGTCCTCCACGGCGAAGGCCACGTGGCTGTAGCCCTCCCCCAGCTCGTAGGGGGTTTGGCGGTCGTGGTTCAGGGTGAGCTCCAGCCGCGGCTCCGGGTCGCCCGGCACCCCGATGAACGCGTTGGTGGCCTCCTCGCCGATGGGCACCTTGCGGACGAGCTCCAGCCCGAGCTTGTTGGTGTAGAAGTCTATGCTGCGCTCCAGGTCCAGGACCCGGTAGCAGGTGTGCAGATACCTCACCGAAGACCCCCTTCCGAAGCTCCCTTGCTACGGGGGCATTCTACAGCAGCGCGCCGGTAGCCGGCCGGGGCATTGCTGGTATGCTTCGCCCATGGACGATGTGAGCCGCGGGCTCCCGGAGGGTCCGGCCCGGCGGGCGGCCCGGATCGCCCGGGTCGGCGCCCGCTACGGGTTCGGGTTCGTCTTCGGCCGTCGGCTCGGGCCGTTCCGGCGCGGGGAGCCGGGGAGGGTGGGCCCGCGGCTGCGCCGCTCGCTGGAGGAGCTCGGCCCGGTCTTCGCCGAGCTCGGCAGGTTCCTCTCGGCGCGCCGGGACCTCCTGCCCGAGGAGGTGGCCGCGGAGCTCGGCCGGGCGGAGGCCCCGCCGAAGCCGGCCTCCCCCGCCGAGGTGCGGGGCATCCTAGAGCGGGAGCTGGGCAACGCGGCGGAGCGGCTGTTCGTGGCCTTCGAGGAGCTCCCGGTCCGCGTGGGGGTCTTCACCCAGGCCCACCGGGCCACGCTCCCGGGGGACCGCCCGGCGCTGGTCGTGGTCTCCCGGCCCGGGGTGCGGCGGGAGCTTCTGGCGATGCGCCCCGCGGCGGACGTGGTGCGGCGGAGGGTGGGGGACCGCCTTCCGCTGGACCCGGTGGAGGCGGTCTCGGAGTTCGCCGCCCACGCCGGCCACCGCCGCGACATGCACCTGGCCGCCCAGAACGCCCGGCGGATGCGCGACCTCGGTGACCGGCTGCCCCTGCGGGTGCCCGGGGTCTACAGGGACTACTCGGCGGCCCGGTGCCTCACGCTGGAGGCCCCGGCCGAGACGGGGGCGCCGGGCGCGGAGGGCTACCGCGCCTGCGCCGACGCGCTGGTGGGGCTCGCGGTGAGGGAGGGGATCTTTCTGGCGGACCACGCCCCCGAGCGCTTCGCCGCCGGGCCGGGCGGGGAGCTCTGGCTCCTCGACCCCACGGAGGCGTTCTCGCTGGACCCGGAGCGGATGCGCGCGCTCGCCGAGGTGCTCGCCGCCGCCGGGCGGGAGGACGTGGACGGGATCATCCGCTCCCTGCCGCTCGCCGGGGCCTCGGTGCCGAAGAACGCCGCCGCCCTCAGGCGCGAGCTGCGAGAGGCGCTGGGGGCTCTCGGCGGCCCGCTGTGGCGGGAGCACTCGCTCGCGCGGGTCCGGGACTCCTCCCTGGAGGCGCTGCGCAGGGGAGGGGCGCGCCTGCCGGACGAGCTCTGCCGGCTCTTCGGGGCGCTCGTGGCCGCCGAGGAGCTGGGCCGGACCATGTCCGGGGAGGGCTATTTGGGCACCGTCCCCGCCGCCGAGGCGGCGCGGGAGATGATCTCCCACCGCCGCAACCCCCGCTATGTCCTGGAACGGACGGCCCGGAGGCTCAACCGGCCGGAGGTCTACGCGGACTACCCGCGCCAGATCCACGCCCTGCTCGAGGAGCTCAAGGACGGGGAGGTGGAGGTCCGGTTCCGGCACGGGGGGCTGGACGAGTTGATCTCCAAGCTGGACATCCTGGCGAACCGGCTGGTCTTCGCCTTCCTGATAGCCGCCCTCATCGTGGGCTCCTCGATGCTGGGGGTGTTCGTCCGGGGAGGGCCGCAGGTTCTGGGCCTGAGCATCTTCGGCTTCGCCGGCTTCGTGGCCGCCGCCCTGCTCGGGCTGCTGCTGCTCGTAGGGATCATTCGCTCCGGCCGCCTGTAGCGTTTGTCTCGTTGCCGACGGGGGTAGGGGCGACCCTCCGGTAGGGCGAGGAGAGGAGGAGCGCGCAGCGAGATCCTGAAGAGCATCCCCTACGGCTTCTACATAACCGGGGTGGTGAGCGGCTCCGGCGAGCCGAACGGGTTGACGACCTGCCGGGTCTCCCAGGCCTCGTTCGCGCCCCCGCAGATCTCACCCTGGCCGCCCGCCGCGGGCACAGGACGAGGGACTCCATAGACGAGACGGGCGTCTTCTCCCTGAACCTTCTGGGACGCTTCACAGGAGGAGCTGGCCCACCGCTTCGCCGGGCCCCTCTCCCCCGAGGAGGGGGAAGGTGGGCGGCCTCCGCTACACGCGGGGAAGCGCGGGGGCGCCGCCGTCCGAGGACGCCCTTGCCTCGCTGGAGTGCCGGGTGGCGGGCAAGCTCGAGGCCGGCGATCACACGGTGTACCCGGGCGAGGTGGTGGAGGCGCCCCGCCGACCCGCTCACCGACCCGGAGACCCCGCTGGAATACGGGGGATGAGGGAGAGCAGCGGGCCGGCGGGGATCCGGTTCAGGAGGGGGGAGTGAAGAAGAATCAGATTGCCGCCGGCCCGTGCACCCACTGTTACGCAGAAGGCCGCGGAAGGTTTCGCGCCTCGCGCGGAAAAAGGCCCGAAGACCGGACCGGAGCATCAGGAGGGGGGAAGAGATCCCCGGCCCGGCCGCCGCGCCCGTTGCTCCTAAGGGTTACCCGGCGGGCGCCCGTCCTAAACAGCCCCTCCCCGGGCCCCGGCGCCGCGCAAGAGCTGCCGGATGCGGCGCCCCTCGCGGTGCCCGTAGTAGTAGGCCAGCCGGTCCAGATCCTCCCACTCGGCGAGCCGCGGGTTCTGGACAAAGGAGACCTCCTGCCCGAAGCGACCGTCGTGCCAGCCGCTCCGGTAGGCCGCCCGCTCCCGGAGCTCATCGGCAGACACGCCAACCCTCTCTCGGATCATCTTCCGCCCTCCCGAAGACCTCTCCTGCAACCCGTATATAGCACAACTATTTCATGAATTGAACGGCAGCGTTAATTTTTCTTTAAAAAAGTAACACGGGCGCAGCCCCGGATTCCAGCGCGGCGCGCCAGAAACGCCGCGAGGAGGGCGACCCCCAGGGCGGCGGGGAGGGCGAGCCCCCCGAAGGCCGCGACCCCGGTCCAGAAGGCGAGGGCGAGGAGGGTGCCGTCGAGCAGGGCGGGGGGAGCGGGGGAGCCGCGGGGCCAGAGGAGGACGAGGACGGCCGAGGAGACGGCGCCCGAGAGCAGCCAGCCCAGGTAGTTGCTCGCCGGGACGCCGTAGTAGGGGCCGCCCCCGGGCCACACCCAGAACCCGAGCAGGGCGGCGCCGGGGTCGAGCACGCCGTCGATCAGGGTGAGGAGCGCGGCGGAGCGGAGGGTCCAGAGAGGGCGGCTGCGGGGGTGGCGGGCCGCGGCCACAGCCCCGACGACGAGCGGGACGTAGGAGACGGGGAGCAGGTAGGGTACGAGGCCGCCCAGGAGCGGCCCGAGACCCTCGCCGTAGTAGAACCGGCCGTAGGGCCAGCCGGTGGCGACCCCGAGCGACTCCACGGCGAAGGCGAAGGCCGAGAGCAGGGCCAGGGCCGCGAGCCAGCGCGCGGGGCCGAAGAGCCGCAGGAGCGCCGCCAGGGGAGGAGCGGCGATCGCCGCTACCGCGGCGAGCGAGAGGAGCCAGGCGCCCGGCGGGTCGGGGAAGCGCACGGCGAAGCCCGCCGCGCAGAAAAACAGCAGCGCGGCGACCGGCAGCAGGAGCGTGCAGGGGCGCAGGGCGGCCATCCCGCGATCGTACCGCGGCCGCCGGGGCTCCGCTGGTATATTTTGTGCGCTGTGCTGAGCCGGCTCCTTCACATCTCGCGCCCCGTGCTGTGGATAAACACCGTGGGCAGCGGGTTCGTGGGGATGTGGCTCGCCGGGCATCTGTGGAGCTGGGGGTTTCTCCCCCTCGCGCTGTGGCTCACGCTGCCGTTCAACCTCCTGATCTACGGCACCAACGATATCTTCGACCAGGAGACCGACGCCGCCAACCCCAGGAAGGGCTCGCTAGAGGGAGCGCGGATAAGCCCCGGGGAGGTGCGCACCATCTGGCGCGCCGTGCTGCTCTCCAACGCCCCCTTCGCCGCGTACTTCGCCCTCGCCCTCCCCCCCGCCGCCGCGCTGTGGGTGGCGGCGTACGCGCTCGTCTTTCTCGGCTACTCCGTACCGCCCGTGCGGTTCAAGGCCCGGCCCTACCTGGACTCGCTGAGCAACGCGGCCTACGCCTTCCCGCTCGTCTTCGTGCCGCTCGCGCTGGGGGAGAGCCCGGTGTGGCCCGCGGCGCTGGGCCTCATGGCCTGGAGCGTGGCCAAGCACGCCTTCGACGCGGTGCAGGACATACGGGAGGACCGGAGGGCCGGCATCCTCACCACCCCCGTGCGGCTCGGCGTGCGCGGAACGGTGCTGTGGAGCGGGGCCTGGTGGGCGCTCGCCACCCTGCTCTTCGCGGCGGTGAGCCCGCCCGTGGCGCTGCTCAACGCGGCGATCGCCGCCTCTCTGCTCCTGGCGCTGTGGAGGCGGCCGCACCCGGGGACGGGGCACCGCCTCTACCGCTACTCCATAGCCTTCCCCTACGTGGCGGGGACGGCGTCCGGGGTGCTGCTCGTCGCCGCCCTCTCGCTGGGGGCCTACCCGTGAGCCGGGTGGCCGTCGTCGGCGGCGGCATCGGGGGGCTCGCCGCGGCCGCCCTGCTGGCCCGGGCGGGCCACGAGGTCGTCCTGCTCGAGGCGACCGAGAGCCCCGGCGGGAAGAGCCGGCGCATAAGCCTTCTGGGACAGCGGATAGACACCGGGCCCTCCCTGCTGACCTTCCCCCGCGTCTGGGAGGAGTTTCTGCGACGCTACGACGCCCTCGGCGGCGCGCCGGGGGAGGCGCGGGAGATCGCGGGGCTCGACCTCCTCAGGCTGCCGGAGCTCGGCAGGTACCACCTGCGGGGCGAGGAGGTGGCGCTCCCCGTGCCGGAGGGGCACCCCTGGCACCCGGCGTGGCGGCGCTTCGCCGGGGCGAACGCCGAGCTCGGGAGGGCCGTGGAGCGGCTGCTCGTCTCGGACCCTCTGGACGCCGGGGCGCTGCCCGCGCTCGCCCGGCTGCTGCGCGCCTACGGGCCCGCGGGGCGGCTCACCGCCGCCGGGTACCTCGGCCGCCTGCGGTGGCTGCCGGAGGGGCTGAGGGAGGTCCTGGCCATCCACAGCCTCAACGCGGGGGTGCCGCCCCGGCGGGTTCCCGCGCTGTACGCCAGCCTCCCGGCCATCGTCGCGGAGGAGGGCGCCCGGGTCCCCGAGGGGGGCGTGTACGAGCTGGTGCTGGCCCTGGAGCGGCTCGCCCGGCGCGCGGGGGTCGAGATCCTCACGCGAGAGCCCGCCCTCGGGGTGGGGCCGGGCGGGGTCATCGGGGCCGGGGGCACCTATCCCGCGGAGGTGGTCGTCGGGGCCGTCGACGCGGGAAGGCTCGAGCGCCTCGCAGGGGGCGAGGACGCCCCCGGCCCACGCTCCTGCTCGGGCGTCGCCCTCTACGCCGTGCTGGAGGAGGAGGTTCCCCTGCCACCGCACTCCGTAGTGCTCCCGGACGACCCCGCCTCGCTCTACGAGGCCCTGGAGAAAGCGAGGGAGCCCCGGCAGACCATGGCCTTCGTCAACTACTACCGGCCCGGCGAGGTCTACCCCAACCAGAGGCCCACCGCCGCCCTGCTGCTCACCGCCCCCGCCGACGGCCGGCGCCGGGACCCCGACGACCCCTTCGTCCGGCGCGAGGTGAAGCGCGTCTCCGAGGCCGTCGGGCTCGGGCGGCCGCTCACCCAGCTCGCGGCGGCGCTGGAGGTGCTCGACCCCGAGTACTTCGCGCTCTGGGGCGGCCCGGGGGGAGCCCTGTACGGAAAGGCCCGGCCCTTCTGGCGGACCGGCCCGCTGCACCGGCCCGGGTACTCGGAGCGGGGCCGGCCCTGGCTGTGGCGGGTGGGGGCGTCGGTGCACCCGGGCGGGGGCATCCCGGCGGTGCTCGGGGGCGCCATGATCTCGACCGCCCGGCTGCTGAGAAAACTCAGGGAGAAAGGGGAGCCGTGATCCTCGAACCCCAGCGCGAGAGCTTCGACGGCCTGGAAGGCCACATCACCTACCTCAACTGCGCGTACATGTCCCCGCAGCTCAGGGCGTCGGTAGCGGCCGCTAAGCGGGCGCTCTCGAGGAGGTCCAAGCCCTGGCAGATCGCCGCCGAGGACTTCTTCCGCGAGCCCGAGGAGAGCCGGCGGCTGTTCGCCCGGCTCGTCGGCGGGGACCCGGACGGGGTGGCCCTCGTCCCCGCGGCCAGCTACGGCATAGCCGTGGCCGCCGGGAACCTCCGCACGGGCCCCGGCGGGAGGATACTCGTGCTGGAGGAGGAGTTCCCCTCCAACTACTACGCCTGGGCCGAGCTGGCCGAACGGACCGGGGCGAAGCTCGAGACGGTGCGCCGCCCCGCGGATCACGACTGGACCTCCGCCGTGCTGGAGAGGCTGGACGGGCGGGTGGACGTGATCGCCGCTCCCAACTGCCACTGGACCGACGGCTCGCTGCTGGACCTGGAGCGCGTCGGGGAGGAGGCGCGGAGGGCCGGCGCCGCGCTCGTCGTGGACGCGACGCAGTCGCTCGGCGCCCGCCCCCTCGACGTTCGCCGCGTCCGTCCGGACTTCCTCGTCGCCTCGGCGTACAAGTGGCTGCTCGGCCCCTACGGGATGGCCTTTCTGTGGGTCGCCGAGGAGCGGCGGGAGGGGCGTCCCATCGAGCACAACTGGATCAACCGCGCCGGCAGCGAGGACTTCTCCGGGCTTGCGGGCTACGCCGCGGCGTTCCAGCCCGGCGCCCGGCGCTACGACGCGGGCGAGCGCAGCAACTTCATCCTGCTGCCCATGGCGAACGCCGCCCTGCGCCGGCTGCTCGAGTGGGGCGTGAAGAACATCTCCGAGACGCTCGGCCTCCTCACCGACCTGGCCGAGGAGGGCGCCGGAGAGCTGGGGCTTCTCCCCGTCCCGCGCCGCCGCCGGGCGCGGCACATGATCGGGCTGCGCCTCCCCGGAGGCGAGGCGGCCGGGGTCGCCGGGCGCCTGGCGGAGCAAGGCATATTCGTGAGCGCCCGGGGGGCCTGCCTGCGCGTCTCGCCGCACCTGTACAACACCCGCGAGGACGTGCTGCGTCTCCTGGACGCGCTCTCCCGGGAGCTCCGGCGGTAGAGGCTACCCGGCGCTTATCCGCTCCACGCTGGACCAGGGCAGGAACTCGTAGCCCGCCGGGTCCCCGCCCGGGTCCCGGACGTCGAGCAGCAGCCCGTTGCCGTCCCAGTCGCAGACGTAGCCGCTCACGTCGTTGCCGATGCGGGCGGCCACGGAGACGAAGCTCCCCCGCTCGAGGAAGCCCCGGATGTCCGGGGCGCCCTCCCTTATGCGGTGGGATCCGGCATCCGCTCCCTCGCCTCCCAAGAGCGCCTCCTCTCCACAACAGCCTCGGTCGCGGGCCTCAGGTTACAGCATACCCGGCGGTCCTGCCCGGCGGATGAGCTCCTCGACCGGCAGCGCCCGGGAGGGGCCCTCCCCGGGGTCGAGGACCACGTACCGCGCGCCGGCCTCCCGCGCCAGGAGGGCGTGGCGGCGCAGGCCTTCCCGGTCCCGAACCGAACCGAGGCCCTCAGGGAGGTCCAGGTGCCGCGCCCGCTCCCTGAAGGCCCCGGCCCTCCCGGGGGAGGTGAACAGCGGGGCCACCAAAAGCTCCTCCCCCCCGTGCTCGACCCTCACCAGGGGGGAGCCGCCGCCCTCCGAGGCGTAGACGTAGAGCGGGAGCGGCAGCTCCCCGGCCCTCGCGGAGGCGTGGGCGGCGAGGTCTTCGGCGTGGAAGAGGCCCGCGCCCGCCTCCGAGAGCACCAGGACGTAGTCCGGCCCCGAGGAGGCGTAGTCCCGCACCTCCTCCCACCCCGCAAGCTCGCGCGGCTCGAGGCCAAAGAAGGATCCCATCCCCAGCGAGCCGGCCTCCCGGGAGAACTCCCGGGCCACCCCCACCGAGGAGAACACCGCCCCCACCCGCGCCGGCTCTCCCCCGACCGGCCGCTCCTGGAAGACGGGCCGCCCGTCCGGACCCTCCAGGACGAAGAGCGGCGGCCCGGGCACCTCCTCCAGCCGCAGCTCCGTCACGGGCGGGGCTCCCGCTTCACGAAGTCCTCAGCCCTGCCCGCCGGGAAGAGCGCTGAGACGGCGAGCGCCGCCACGGCCATCACGGCGACCGCCCAGAACGCCGGGGAGAGCGCCGAGGCGAGCGCGGAGGCGAGCTCCCCGTAGGCGCCCTCGGGGATTTTGGCCCGCAGCGCGGGCTGCAGCAGGGCGTTCGGGTCCGAGAGGAGCCGGGCCAGCGCCCCGTTCTCCCCCGCGGCCCGCTCCACCGCCGCCCGGTAGCGCTCCCCCAGCGAGAGGTCCAGGAGCGCCCCCATCACCGCCACCCCGAGCGAGCCGCCGATCGTGCGGAAGAACACCACGGAGGAGGTGGCGATCCCGCGGCGGTGCCAGGGGACCGCGTTCTGGACGCTGACCAGGTAGCTCGTGCTGGAGAAGCCCATCCCGAGCCCTATGACGAAGACGGAGAGGATCACGTACGCGAGCGGCGTCGCGGCGTCCAGCGCGAGGCACATCGCGGAGCCCGCCACCACGAAGGCCGACCCCACGAGCAGCGTGGTCCTGTAGCCCGCCCGGAGGAGCATCCTGCCCCCCACGAAAGAGCCCACCGGCCAGCCGATGGAGAGCGGGGCGACGACCGTCCCGGCGGTGAGGGCCGTGCCGCCCAGAGCGCCCTGCACGTACAGTGGGACATATACCGAGACCCCGAGCAGTACCCCGCCGAGCGCGGCGTTCCCCGCGGAGGCGACGGCGAAGAGCCGCTCCCGGAAGAGCTCCAGCGGGACGATCGGGTCCGGGGCGCGGGCCTCGGCGAGCACGAAGAGCGCGAGCGCCGAGGCCCCGCCGGCCAACAGGGCGAGGTCCGCCAGAAGGCTTCCCGCCCCCAGCACGGCGAGCAGCACCGCGAGGAGCCCGCCCGTGAGCAGGAAGACCCCCGGGTAGTCCGCCCGCCCGGGGCGGCGCTCGAAGCTCTCGCGCAGCGCGAGGGCCAGGAGCGCTCCGGCGGCCAGGCCGAAGGGCACGTTCACGTAGAACACCCAGCGCCAGGAGAGGTAGTCCGTGATCAGGCCGCCGGCCGCCGGTCCGACTACAGCGGAGACCCCCCACACCGCGCCGAAGAGCCCCTGGATGCGTGCCCGGGTCTCCAGCTCGAAGATGTCCCCGACGATGGTCACCGCGACCGGCTGCACCGCCCCGGCCCCGAGCCCCTGGATGGTCCGGTAGACGATCAGGGCGCCCATGCTCCCCGCCGTCCCGCACAGGACGCTCCCGAGCAGAAAGAGCGAGACCCCGGCGAGGTAGACCGGCTTGCGCCCGTAGGCGTCGGAGAGCCTCCCGAAGAGAGGCCCGGTGACCGTGGCGGCCAGCAGGTAGGAGGCGAAGACCCAGGGGTACAGGCCGAGCCCGCCGAGGTCCCCTATGACCGTGGGCATCGCCGTCCCCACCACCGTGGAGTCCAGGGCGGCCAGGAACGTCCCGATGAGGGTGGCGAGGGTTACGAGGATCTTGCGGCGGCGGCTCAGGCCCAAGGCTCGGAAGGCCCTAGAGGAGCGAGCGGGGCCGGATCAGCCCCTTCACCACCGACACCAGCTCCTCCGAATCCAGGGGCTTGCGCAGGATGCGCACCGATCCCTGGGTTCTCTCGGCTATGGCGCGGGAGGCCGGGTCCTTCTTGGAGGCCATGAGCACCACCGGGATCTTGGAGGTCTTCGGCATGGCCTTCAAGCAGTGGCAGGCCTCCACCCCCCCGATGTGCGGCATGGAGACGTCCATGACGATCAGGTCCACCTTCTGGTTGAGGGCCTCCTGCAGGGCCCGCCGCCCGTCAGAGGCGCGAACGACCCGGTAGCCGGCCCTGGTGAGCGCTTCGGTCGCGACGTCGAGCGCGACGGGGTCGTCGTCGGCGATCATGACCGTGGGTCTTCCCAGTTCCACGACAGCGTATTCTACACCCTCCGGGGGTGTGTGCCCTCCCACCCGACGGAGGGCACCCGATGGGTTAAACTCCTGCCGAGGCAGGCTAGGCGAGAGGTGAGGCGTGCAGCAGGAGAGGTATTTCCGCAGGGGCTTCAAGATGCGGGGGCAGGTGCAGCACCTGCTGGACCGGGACTACCGCTCCGAGATCGTCGACGAGATCCGGCGCCGCAACAACGTGCTCGAGGCCGG is a window of Rubrobacter xylanophilus DSM 9941 DNA encoding:
- a CDS encoding N-acetylmuramoyl-L-alanine amidase, whose product is MRTTTAGLLSLLVLAVAGVCASGAPAGAQQGALEQEFRAAAAEYGVPAELLKAMGYVNTRWEMPPEQSRDGGWGIMHLVRNNTTDTLGEASRITGIPVQRLMTDRAANIRGGAALLAQAQQGSPEDLNAWYEAVAEVGGGRLYANQVYETLQSGASATISTGETVSLAPHSGASPQGVLSSQSSADYPGAIWYPASSSNYTAANRPSSHPIDKIVIHVTQGSYASAMNWFQNPGAGVSAHYTVRSADGVIGQSVREKDIAWHAGNWEYNQTSIGIEHEGFVDDPKWFTEAMYQSSARLVAYLCKKYDIPIDRQHIIGHSEVPGADHTDPGPYWDWDKYLAYVRQYAGGSSGGYRQVVDNADIITSGRFSASSGWGWSRYSDSRYYWNYRFARPKAVSDTAKYRFDIPATGDYAIYAWWPSNPGYNRATPIGIKTTAGWRWVWVDQTRNGGRWVYLGTFNLSEGDEWKVQVSRWTSGSGYVIADAMKVVRR
- a CDS encoding Gmad2 immunoglobulin-like domain-containing protein, which translates into the protein MTRIRHGPSLPLLSLALLLLVVLSSSCARQGAQGPQEERAGDQGRGQSAPAQTTRGEESAAPAGTTVAPGADREGREEASSRPSPNPPRAGESGFTAAPEASGGEEGAARAIAEVRFGRHEGYERVVIEFDSPRVPRWALSSPAGEGYARIYLPGVENVRETGGGFGGEIMDGYYVVRDPRGGFFVDVFATGPFRYRVLELESPGRLALDYAPAGGSLARPLPVRGERNVVMEPRPGQAVAGTLTVSGYSRNFEALTTVLLRGPDGSVLARESVTASDWSEAWGYFEATLEVPPFAGQATLAVGAESPRDGTFRGVEVPVVYGG
- a CDS encoding VOC family protein, producing the protein MRYLHTCYRVLDLERSIDFYTNKLGLELVRKVPIGEEATNAFIGVPGDPEPRLELTLNHDRQTPYELGEGYSHVAFAVEDLDALAERLERAGGVEFESRPHAISTGTRLFFVRDPDGYRIEFVERR
- a CDS encoding AarF/UbiB family protein — encoded protein: MDDVSRGLPEGPARRAARIARVGARYGFGFVFGRRLGPFRRGEPGRVGPRLRRSLEELGPVFAELGRFLSARRDLLPEEVAAELGRAEAPPKPASPAEVRGILERELGNAAERLFVAFEELPVRVGVFTQAHRATLPGDRPALVVVSRPGVRRELLAMRPAADVVRRRVGDRLPLDPVEAVSEFAAHAGHRRDMHLAAQNARRMRDLGDRLPLRVPGVYRDYSAARCLTLEAPAETGAPGAEGYRACADALVGLAVREGIFLADHAPERFAAGPGGELWLLDPTEAFSLDPERMRALAEVLAAAGREDVDGIIRSLPLAGASVPKNAAALRRELREALGALGGPLWREHSLARVRDSSLEALRRGGARLPDELCRLFGALVAAEELGRTMSGEGYLGTVPAAEAAREMISHRRNPRYVLERTARRLNRPEVYADYPRQIHALLEELKDGEVEVRFRHGGLDELISKLDILANRLVFAFLIAALIVGSSMLGVFVRGGPQVLGLSIFGFAGFVAAALLGLLLLVGIIRSGRL
- a CDS encoding carotenoid biosynthesis protein, which encodes MAALRPCTLLLPVAALLFFCAAGFAVRFPDPPGAWLLSLAAVAAIAAPPLAALLRLFGPARWLAALALLSAFAFAVESLGVATGWPYGRFYYGEGLGPLLGGLVPYLLPVSYVPLVVGAVAAARHPRSRPLWTLRSAALLTLIDGVLDPGAALLGFWVWPGGGPYYGVPASNYLGWLLSGAVSSAVLVLLWPRGSPAPPALLDGTLLALAFWTGVAAFGGLALPAALGVALLAAFLARRAGIRGCARVTFLKKN
- a CDS encoding UbiA family prenyltransferase — protein: MCAVLSRLLHISRPVLWINTVGSGFVGMWLAGHLWSWGFLPLALWLTLPFNLLIYGTNDIFDQETDAANPRKGSLEGARISPGEVRTIWRAVLLSNAPFAAYFALALPPAAALWVAAYALVFLGYSVPPVRFKARPYLDSLSNAAYAFPLVFVPLALGESPVWPAALGLMAWSVAKHAFDAVQDIREDRRAGILTTPVRLGVRGTVLWSGAWWALATLLFAAVSPPVALLNAAIAASLLLALWRRPHPGTGHRLYRYSIAFPYVAGTASGVLLVAALSLGAYP
- a CDS encoding phytoene desaturase family protein: MSRVAVVGGGIGGLAAAALLARAGHEVVLLEATESPGGKSRRISLLGQRIDTGPSLLTFPRVWEEFLRRYDALGGAPGEAREIAGLDLLRLPELGRYHLRGEEVALPVPEGHPWHPAWRRFAGANAELGRAVERLLVSDPLDAGALPALARLLRAYGPAGRLTAAGYLGRLRWLPEGLREVLAIHSLNAGVPPRRVPALYASLPAIVAEEGARVPEGGVYELVLALERLARRAGVEILTREPALGVGPGGVIGAGGTYPAEVVVGAVDAGRLERLAGGEDAPGPRSCSGVALYAVLEEEVPLPPHSVVLPDDPASLYEALEKAREPRQTMAFVNYYRPGEVYPNQRPTAALLLTAPADGRRRDPDDPFVRREVKRVSEAVGLGRPLTQLAAALEVLDPEYFALWGGPGGALYGKARPFWRTGPLHRPGYSERGRPWLWRVGASVHPGGGIPAVLGGAMISTARLLRKLREKGEP